Proteins encoded together in one Oceanobacillus iheyensis HTE831 window:
- the rarD gene encoding EamA family transporter RarD, which yields MGNKSIQQGMILTFSAYLLWGFLPIYWKQINTIEAGTILAHRIIWSFVFMILLVMLSGKWRNFVHTIRHIKQDRKKIIAITSASIVITLNWFLFIFAVNGGHVLQASLGYYINPILSILLGLIILKEPSTKAQIFSFILAGVAVIYLTIGYGIFPWISILLATTFAIYGFLKKTLDLSAMFGLTLETLVMTPLAIIYIFIAPQAQGFSLNPLMTMENLFLIGGGIVTAIPLLLFAAGARRIPLASVGFLQYVAPTVMFLLGVFLYEESFTTHHMITFLFIWLALAIYIYSIYKQSRRKKAFNT from the coding sequence ATGGGGAATAAATCAATCCAACAAGGTATGATTCTTACATTTAGTGCTTATTTACTTTGGGGCTTCTTGCCAATTTATTGGAAACAAATTAACACGATCGAAGCAGGTACGATACTTGCACATCGCATTATTTGGAGTTTTGTATTCATGATTTTGCTTGTTATGCTGTCAGGTAAATGGCGGAATTTTGTACATACAATAAGGCATATAAAACAAGATCGCAAAAAAATTATTGCCATAACTTCAGCATCGATTGTTATTACACTCAATTGGTTTTTATTTATATTTGCCGTAAACGGCGGGCACGTACTGCAAGCTAGTTTGGGTTACTATATAAATCCCATTTTAAGTATATTATTAGGATTAATCATTTTAAAGGAACCATCAACCAAGGCACAGATATTTTCATTCATTCTTGCTGGAGTAGCAGTTATTTATCTCACAATCGGGTATGGAATATTCCCATGGATATCTATATTATTAGCCACTACTTTCGCTATTTATGGTTTCCTAAAGAAAACCCTGGATCTCAGTGCAATGTTTGGGCTCACATTAGAAACACTCGTCATGACACCACTTGCAATAATATACATATTTATAGCTCCTCAAGCTCAAGGGTTCTCATTAAATCCTTTAATGACTATGGAAAACCTGTTCTTAATAGGTGGTGGAATTGTGACTGCTATTCCTCTACTTCTTTTTGCTGCAGGCGCAAGAAGAATACCACTAGCTTCCGTTGGGTTCCTGCAGTATGTTGCACCAACTGTGATGTTCTTGCTCGGCGTATTTTTATATGAGGAATCATTCACGACCCACCATATGATTACATTCTTATTTATATGGTTAGCACTAGCAATCTATATCTATAGCATATATAAACAATCACGACGAAAAAAAGCATTCAATACATGA
- a CDS encoding YpmS family protein, translating into MRERLKRLKMKNKWKKLFLGLLALNMLLIIIVLSLIFWPVSNNEYPSSDDIDEQESSEFIIRTTKQNLNNLVNAYIEKLLEGTNHHYRIALEEDVHLMGELPVFSSTVPLSVRLEPLVQPNGDLILKQKSISVGLLELPNKKIMEYMGRYLPMPEWVTINPEEQEIYVAITEMDIQGNFQVSAENIDLEANNIALKLNVPYETLGIQHLNSESLRGFYEED; encoded by the coding sequence ATGAGAGAACGATTAAAAAGACTAAAAATGAAAAACAAGTGGAAAAAACTTTTCCTAGGGCTACTTGCCTTAAATATGCTTTTGATAATTATCGTTCTTTCCCTCATCTTTTGGCCTGTATCAAATAATGAGTACCCTTCATCCGATGATATCGATGAACAGGAAAGTTCGGAATTTATTATTCGTACGACAAAGCAAAATTTAAATAATTTAGTAAATGCATATATAGAAAAATTACTTGAAGGCACCAATCATCATTATCGTATTGCGCTTGAAGAAGATGTACATTTAATGGGTGAGCTACCTGTATTCTCTTCAACGGTACCACTGTCAGTTAGACTTGAACCACTAGTCCAACCGAACGGAGATCTGATACTCAAACAAAAATCAATATCTGTTGGGTTATTAGAGCTACCAAACAAGAAAATAATGGAATATATGGGAAGATATTTACCAATGCCAGAATGGGTTACGATTAACCCAGAAGAACAAGAAATCTATGTAGCAATTACGGAAATGGATATACAAGGAAACTTTCAAGTATCTGCGGAAAACATTGATCTAGAAGCAAATAATATTGCTCTTAAATTAAATGTGCCTTATGAAACACTTGGTATTCAGCATTTAAACTCAGAATCATTACGAGGATTTTATGAGGAAGACTAA
- a CDS encoding acyl-CoA thioesterase produces MEAKPCSASLAIKTTHVLPPDTNPYNTLFGGKLMAHLDDIAGIAAVKHANNPVVTASTDSVDFLAPVRVGQYISIEAFVTWTHNTSMEVFIRAITEDIKTGDRKACTTAFMTFVAIDENGKPISVPPVYPENEDEKMLHESAPLRANRREERRLNSKKLAETFGTTYRTEK; encoded by the coding sequence ATGGAAGCAAAACCTTGTTCTGCATCACTAGCAATAAAGACGACACATGTACTTCCACCGGATACGAATCCTTATAACACATTATTTGGTGGAAAACTAATGGCACATTTAGATGATATAGCAGGCATTGCCGCTGTGAAGCATGCTAATAACCCCGTTGTGACTGCATCTACAGATTCAGTCGACTTTTTAGCACCGGTACGAGTTGGACAATATATTTCAATTGAAGCATTTGTAACATGGACACATAATACTTCTATGGAAGTATTTATTCGTGCAATTACAGAAGATATTAAAACAGGAGATAGAAAAGCTTGTACGACTGCTTTTATGACATTTGTCGCGATTGATGAAAATGGCAAACCGATCTCGGTTCCTCCTGTATATCCAGAAAATGAAGATGAAAAGATGCTGCATGAAAGTGCACCTTTACGAGCAAATCGTCGTGAAGAGAGAAGACTTAATTCAAAAAAACTTGCAGAAACATTTGGGACAACCTACCGTACAGAGAAATAA
- the megL gene encoding methionine gamma-lyase, producing MKYKHMETSVIHEGYDSTQMLGSLTPPIFQTSTYTFDSAEQGEARFAAEEEGYIYSRLGNPTVRILEEKIAALEGGERGLAFSSGMAAVSAILFALTKANDHIICSSGLYGCTYGLLSMMKEKYNIKTDYSNMSSEQELENQITKETVLIYVETPINPTMQVIDLELVVKVAKKHQLLVVVDNTFSSPYLQRPLEIGCDFVIHSATKYISGHGDVIAGLAVGKKDIMDTIALTTQKDIGGVLSPFDAWLLIRGLKTLPLRMDRHSSNAEKIVQQLKLHKAVKNVYYPGDPDFSNVAITNKQMKLAGGVLAFEINGGKKEAQKVLNQLHFIKIAVSLGDAESLMEHPASMTHAVIPVEEREKMGITESLLRLSVGIEAWEDIWEDIQQALDNI from the coding sequence ATGAAATATAAACATATGGAGACTTCAGTTATTCATGAAGGATACGACTCAACACAGATGCTTGGGAGCTTGACTCCTCCAATATTTCAAACGTCAACATACACCTTTGACTCGGCAGAACAAGGGGAAGCACGATTTGCCGCAGAGGAAGAAGGATATATCTATTCTCGTTTAGGTAATCCAACTGTGCGCATTTTAGAAGAGAAAATTGCAGCATTAGAAGGCGGAGAGCGAGGGTTAGCTTTTTCATCTGGAATGGCGGCGGTATCTGCTATTTTATTTGCATTAACAAAAGCTAATGATCATATTATTTGCTCTTCAGGATTATATGGTTGTACTTATGGATTGTTATCAATGATGAAAGAAAAATATAATATTAAAACGGATTATTCCAATATGTCATCCGAACAGGAATTGGAAAATCAGATAACGAAAGAAACAGTATTAATCTATGTGGAAACACCGATTAATCCTACCATGCAAGTAATTGATTTAGAATTAGTTGTGAAAGTAGCTAAGAAGCATCAACTTTTAGTAGTGGTAGATAATACTTTTTCCTCACCTTACTTGCAACGTCCTTTAGAGATAGGATGTGATTTTGTTATTCATAGTGCAACGAAGTATATTAGTGGACATGGTGATGTGATTGCAGGACTTGCGGTTGGAAAAAAAGATATCATGGATACCATTGCTTTAACTACGCAAAAAGATATTGGCGGAGTTTTGTCTCCTTTTGATGCTTGGTTATTGATTCGAGGATTAAAAACATTACCATTGCGAATGGATAGACATAGTAGTAACGCAGAAAAAATAGTTCAACAACTAAAGTTACACAAAGCGGTTAAAAATGTCTATTATCCTGGAGACCCTGATTTTTCTAATGTTGCTATCACCAATAAGCAAATGAAACTCGCAGGAGGCGTACTTGCTTTTGAAATCAATGGTGGAAAGAAAGAAGCGCAAAAAGTGTTAAATCAATTACACTTTATCAAAATTGCTGTTAGCTTAGGGGATGCAGAATCATTAATGGAACATCCAGCTTCCATGACACATGCTGTAATTCCTGTTGAAGAACGAGAGAAAATGGGCATAACGGAATCTTTATTAAGACTTTCAGTGGGAATTGAAGCATGGGAGGATATTTGGGAAGATATCCAACAAGCACTTGATAACATCTAA
- a CDS encoding aminopeptidase — MTSKHTQEKYAELTLKKGVNLQKGQAVMINAPIEGADFTRIVARKAYELGAKDVHINWMDDELTLLKYQYAPDEVIEHYPDWKVKLHDSFAEDGAAVVNIRATDPDLLKDIDPSKVAKANKAAAQAMVNFRKYTMNDKIPWTIISIPSKAWAKKIFPNKSEAEAVESLWEAILKIVRVDQEDPVAAWDQHNETLKTAREVLNDKDYKKLIFKAPGTDLEMELPDGHIWKGGSAEAESGISFNPNMPTEEVFSLPHKYGVNGTVSSTKPLNYGGSLIDNFTLTFKDGKVVDYKAEQGEAVLKHLLDSDEGAVRLGEIALVPHESPVSQSGLIFYNTLFDENASCHIALGKAYPTNLKGGSAMDLDELDKHGVNDSLIHVDFMIGSEQMDIDGVKADGTTEPVFRNGTWALNIKG; from the coding sequence ATGACTAGTAAACATACACAGGAAAAATATGCGGAATTAACACTTAAAAAAGGAGTTAATTTACAAAAGGGTCAAGCAGTAATGATTAATGCTCCTATAGAAGGAGCTGATTTTACTCGAATTGTTGCTCGTAAAGCATACGAATTAGGTGCTAAAGATGTACATATTAATTGGATGGATGATGAGTTAACTTTATTAAAGTATCAATACGCACCGGACGAAGTCATCGAACACTATCCAGATTGGAAAGTGAAATTACATGATTCGTTTGCAGAAGATGGTGCTGCAGTAGTAAATATTCGTGCTACTGACCCGGATTTACTAAAAGACATAGATCCATCTAAAGTCGCTAAAGCAAATAAAGCTGCTGCGCAAGCAATGGTAAACTTTCGAAAGTATACGATGAATGATAAGATTCCTTGGACGATTATTTCAATTCCATCGAAAGCATGGGCAAAGAAAATTTTCCCAAACAAATCAGAAGCAGAAGCAGTGGAAAGTTTATGGGAGGCAATCTTAAAAATTGTACGAGTAGACCAAGAAGATCCTGTTGCAGCTTGGGATCAACATAATGAAACATTAAAGACAGCTCGAGAAGTTTTAAATGATAAAGACTACAAAAAATTAATTTTTAAAGCTCCAGGCACAGATCTAGAGATGGAGCTACCGGATGGTCATATATGGAAAGGTGGATCTGCTGAAGCGGAATCAGGGATCAGTTTTAATCCAAATATGCCTACGGAAGAAGTGTTCTCTTTACCGCATAAGTATGGTGTAAATGGAACTGTCTCAAGTACGAAGCCATTAAATTATGGTGGAAGTTTAATCGATAATTTCACATTGACGTTTAAAGATGGAAAAGTTGTTGATTACAAAGCAGAGCAAGGAGAAGCTGTCTTAAAACATTTATTAGACTCGGATGAAGGAGCAGTTCGTTTAGGAGAAATAGCGTTAGTGCCACATGAGTCTCCAGTATCCCAGTCAGGATTAATTTTCTATAATACTTTATTTGATGAGAATGCGTCTTGCCATATTGCACTGGGTAAAGCATATCCAACGAACCTAAAAGGCGGTTCTGCAATGGATCTAGATGAACTAGATAAACATGGTGTAAACGATAGTCTTATCCATGTAGACTTTATGATAGGTTCGGAGCAGATGGATATTGATGGTGTGAAAGCAGATGGTACAACAGAGCCGGTGTTTAGAAATGGAACATGGGCACTTAATATTAAAGGATAA
- the cls gene encoding cardiolipin synthase, with amino-acid sequence MGITSLLLGLTFVLNIALAISIIFLERKDPTSSWAWVMVLLFIPILGFFLYLIFGKPISNRKIFSWDKKSRLGVKTTVQSQLRLLEENQFEFNQPDLIEHKDLVYLHLKNDEAIYTQNNGVDIFTDGQTKFDALLEDIEKAKKHIHIQYYIMRSDGLGNRLADMLIKKVNEGVEVRVLYDDMGSRSLKNSYIKRLKRAGVMVEAFFPSRFIVNFKINYRNHRKLAIIDGYIGYLGGFNVGDEYLGINKKFGYWRDTHLRVIGDAVQSMQTRFILDWNQASRDTILYNEDYYQTVSAGNVGMQIVTSGPDSEYEQIKNGYIKMIMEANDYICIQTPYFIPDESLRDALKIAVLSGVHVKIMIPNKPDHPFVYWATLSYCGDLIQAGAEIFIYQNGFLHAKTIIVDGRIASVGTANIDVRSFRLNFEVNGFLYDSEVVNRLQNEFDADLEKSTQMTRKLYDQRSIGIRFKESISRLISPVL; translated from the coding sequence ATGGGAATAACCTCTTTGTTATTAGGACTAACATTTGTTTTAAATATTGCTTTAGCTATTTCAATTATTTTTCTTGAACGTAAAGATCCAACGTCCTCTTGGGCATGGGTAATGGTCCTTTTATTTATACCCATACTTGGATTCTTTCTTTATTTAATATTTGGCAAACCAATCAGTAATAGAAAGATTTTTTCTTGGGATAAGAAGAGCCGTTTGGGAGTAAAGACAACAGTTCAATCTCAATTGAGACTCTTAGAAGAAAATCAATTTGAATTTAATCAACCAGACCTTATCGAGCATAAGGATCTTGTATATTTACATTTGAAAAATGATGAAGCAATTTATACACAGAATAATGGTGTTGATATTTTTACAGATGGTCAAACGAAATTTGATGCTTTGCTAGAAGATATAGAAAAAGCGAAAAAACATATACATATTCAGTACTATATTATGCGCAGTGATGGCTTAGGAAATAGGCTTGCAGACATGCTAATAAAAAAAGTAAATGAAGGTGTAGAAGTTAGAGTTTTATATGATGATATGGGATCAAGATCGTTAAAAAACAGTTATATAAAACGTTTAAAAAGAGCAGGAGTGATGGTCGAGGCATTCTTCCCATCTCGATTCATAGTCAATTTCAAGATTAATTATCGAAATCACCGTAAGCTAGCGATTATTGATGGATATATTGGATATTTAGGTGGTTTTAATGTAGGCGATGAATATTTAGGGATTAATAAAAAGTTTGGATATTGGAGAGACACCCATCTTCGTGTGATTGGAGATGCGGTACAAAGTATGCAAACACGTTTTATCCTAGATTGGAACCAAGCATCGAGGGATACTATTTTATATAATGAAGATTATTATCAAACAGTATCTGCTGGAAATGTCGGTATGCAAATTGTTACTAGTGGTCCTGATTCAGAATATGAACAAATCAAGAATGGTTATATAAAGATGATCATGGAGGCAAACGATTATATTTGTATCCAAACTCCTTATTTTATTCCGGATGAAAGTTTAAGGGATGCATTAAAAATTGCAGTATTATCTGGGGTACATGTTAAAATTATGATACCGAACAAACCTGATCATCCATTTGTATATTGGGCAACATTATCGTATTGTGGCGATTTAATTCAAGCTGGTGCTGAAATATTTATTTATCAGAATGGATTTTTACATGCTAAAACAATCATTGTGGATGGTAGGATAGCTTCAGTTGGAACAGCTAATATTGATGTACGTAGTTTCCGACTTAATTTCGAAGTAAATGGCTTCTTGTATGATTCTGAAGTAGTGAATCGGCTTCAAAATGAGTTCGACGCAGATTTGGAGAAATCTACGCAAATGACAAGGAAACTTTATGATCAAAGATCGATAGGAATCCGTTTTAAAGAATCTATATCCAGGTTGATTTCACCTGTTTTATAA
- a CDS encoding O-acetylhomoserine aminocarboxypropyltransferase/cysteine synthase family protein has product MSKFQSLQAETILLHGGQEPDPSTGSRAVPIYQTTSYVFRDTEHAQNLFGLAEPGNIYSRIMNPTVDAFEQRITQLEDGIGAVATSSGMAAITLAILNIAGSGDEIVADSNLYGGTFNLFANTLPRYGINVKFVDGTDPQAIDDAITDKTKAVFGEIITNPSLYVFDIEKVSEVAHKHGVPLIIDNTFATPYVTKPLTWGADIVVHSATKWIGGHGTTIGGVVVDSGRFDWNNDRFQDFAEPDESYNGLKYVDLGAAAYITKLRVQLLRDIGASLSPQNAFLLLQGLETLHLRIKQHTDNALQLAKYLQAHPAVEWVNYPGLEEHPSHELAGKYLKQSFGSIITFGISGGREAGRTLIDNVSLWSHVANVGDAKSLIIHPASTTHQQLNEDDLALSGVTEELVRLSVGLESIDDIIADLDQAIEKATGKSHTNKPTQEEIAVQWLLHSPFDRSNGVRKKVIATLQIDQDQLAPLETLGYEVVPVTSLRDLNTEVDAIWFDETVQSIEGEVPTDTIVFASDRQSTALKDAIVITNQSPAKIALQLRNGEESRQPIKI; this is encoded by the coding sequence ATGTCTAAATTTCAATCTTTGCAAGCAGAAACAATCTTACTTCATGGAGGACAGGAACCAGACCCATCAACTGGTTCACGTGCAGTTCCAATTTATCAAACTACGTCCTATGTGTTCCGAGATACCGAACATGCACAAAATTTATTTGGTTTAGCAGAACCGGGAAATATTTATTCACGAATTATGAATCCAACTGTAGATGCTTTTGAACAGCGAATCACTCAGCTTGAAGATGGTATTGGTGCAGTTGCTACCTCTTCTGGTATGGCGGCAATTACGTTAGCGATTCTTAATATTGCTGGTTCTGGAGATGAAATTGTTGCTGACAGCAACTTATACGGTGGTACGTTCAATCTATTTGCTAACACCCTCCCTCGTTACGGAATTAATGTGAAGTTTGTGGATGGAACAGATCCTCAAGCGATTGATGATGCTATTACGGATAAGACGAAAGCAGTTTTCGGTGAAATTATTACGAATCCTAGCCTCTATGTATTTGATATCGAAAAAGTTTCTGAAGTAGCACATAAGCATGGTGTACCGTTAATTATTGATAATACCTTTGCTACACCTTATGTAACAAAGCCATTAACTTGGGGTGCAGATATTGTTGTTCACTCTGCAACAAAATGGATTGGAGGACATGGAACAACCATTGGTGGTGTCGTGGTTGATAGTGGTCGATTTGATTGGAATAACGATCGTTTCCAAGACTTTGCAGAACCTGATGAAAGTTATAATGGATTAAAATACGTTGACCTTGGGGCAGCAGCATACATTACAAAACTTAGAGTGCAATTATTACGTGATATTGGAGCTTCACTAAGCCCACAAAATGCTTTTCTGCTATTGCAAGGATTGGAGACATTACACTTACGCATTAAACAACATACCGATAATGCATTGCAATTAGCGAAATATTTACAAGCACATCCTGCTGTCGAATGGGTGAACTATCCAGGATTAGAAGAGCATCCATCTCATGAACTGGCAGGTAAATATTTGAAACAAAGCTTCGGATCTATTATCACTTTTGGAATATCTGGTGGTCGAGAAGCGGGACGAACATTAATAGATAATGTTTCATTGTGGTCACATGTTGCAAATGTAGGAGATGCAAAATCCCTTATTATTCATCCGGCATCTACCACGCATCAACAATTAAACGAAGATGACTTAGCATTAAGTGGCGTAACTGAAGAATTAGTACGATTATCCGTAGGTCTGGAGTCCATCGATGATATTATCGCTGATCTTGACCAAGCAATTGAGAAAGCTACTGGTAAATCACATACAAATAAACCGACCCAAGAAGAAATTGCAGTACAATGGTTACTTCACTCTCCATTCGATCGAAGCAATGGAGTGAGAAAAAAAGTAATAGCTACACTTCAAATAGACCAAGATCAACTAGCACCACTTGAAACGCTAGGGTATGAAGTAGTACCAGTGACATCGTTACGTGATCTAAATACAGAGGTTGATGCTATCTGGTTTGATGAGACAGTCCAATCTATCGAGGGAGAAGTACCGACAGATACCATTGTATTTGCATCGGATAGACAGTCCACTGCATTAAAAGATGCTATTGTAATAACCAATCAATCTCCAGCAAAAATCGCACTACAACTTCGTAATGGTGAAGAGTCAAGACAACCAATTAAGATATAA
- a CDS encoding winged helix-turn-helix transcriptional regulator, protein MDQQLCPRFEKAMGLLSTRWVGLILFELLKGAKRFSEMEADLPISGRLLSDRLKLLEKQGIVERNIYSEFPVRIEYSLSPKGKSLEPVIQEIQKWADEYISAEEVEQH, encoded by the coding sequence ATGGATCAGCAGCTTTGTCCGCGTTTTGAAAAAGCAATGGGGTTATTAAGCACAAGGTGGGTTGGGTTAATCTTGTTCGAGTTATTAAAAGGTGCAAAGCGTTTTTCCGAAATGGAAGCCGATTTACCAATTAGTGGAAGACTACTTTCTGATCGTTTAAAACTACTTGAAAAACAAGGAATCGTTGAGCGTAATATTTATTCCGAATTTCCTGTTCGCATTGAATATTCACTATCTCCTAAAGGTAAAAGTTTAGAACCTGTCATTCAAGAAATCCAGAAATGGGCTGACGAGTATATCTCAGCTGAAGAGGTAGAACAACATTAA
- a CDS encoding SGNH/GDSL hydrolase family protein — MKKKKKIFIFSGLIALVLLMTIGFIYQSQDPFKDLSSDQKEKETALQKQVDQNKSNNQQDHSNDETANGNVEAEEASTRSFPKVINDAVQGTMDFLSTNETQIVAVGDSLTQGVGDETEQGGYVGILDRTINSTGYSAEFNNFGKRGNRTDQLLQRLRNEQDLIDSIQKSDIVLVTIGANDIMQVVKENITNLDINDFQVEQVHYEQRLQDIFTEIREINPDSYIYLVGIYNPFKNYFENIQELDMIVSDWNDTGVSITDEYENSTFIPIEDLFNDTNNINLYADDNFHPNYEGYYRIAERVLNYMSIR; from the coding sequence ATGAAAAAAAAGAAGAAGATTTTTATTTTTAGCGGATTGATCGCATTGGTACTTCTTATGACAATTGGATTTATCTATCAATCTCAGGATCCATTTAAGGATCTTTCTTCCGACCAAAAAGAAAAAGAAACAGCACTACAAAAACAAGTAGATCAAAATAAATCAAATAATCAACAAGACCACTCCAATGACGAAACAGCTAATGGGAATGTAGAAGCTGAGGAAGCATCTACACGCTCCTTTCCCAAAGTTATCAATGATGCCGTACAGGGTACAATGGACTTTTTATCTACAAATGAAACACAAATCGTTGCCGTCGGCGATTCACTAACACAAGGCGTTGGTGATGAAACCGAACAAGGTGGTTATGTTGGAATACTTGACAGAACAATAAATAGTACTGGATATAGTGCTGAATTTAACAACTTTGGAAAACGAGGTAACCGTACAGATCAACTTCTCCAACGATTACGAAATGAACAAGATTTGATTGACTCCATACAAAAGTCAGATATTGTTTTAGTAACTATTGGTGCAAATGATATTATGCAAGTGGTTAAGGAAAATATCACAAACTTAGATATTAATGACTTTCAAGTAGAACAAGTTCATTATGAGCAAAGGCTACAAGACATTTTCACTGAGATTCGGGAAATTAATCCCGATTCTTATATCTATTTAGTAGGAATTTATAATCCTTTTAAAAATTATTTCGAAAACATCCAAGAACTTGATATGATCGTTAGCGACTGGAACGATACTGGCGTCAGTATAACAGATGAATATGAAAACAGTACCTTCATACCTATTGAAGATTTATTTAATGATACAAATAATATTAACCTATATGCCGACGACAATTTTCACCCGAACTACGAAGGGTATTATAGAATTGCAGAACGAGTATTAAATTATATGTCGATTAGATAA